The Filimonas lacunae genomic sequence TACCCTGTAGAAATAACCGGTATCGTAAACAAGGGACGATTATCGCTAACTGCATTTTACTACCCGTCTATGTTTACCGATGCTACTCTCCAACAATGGATGAATGCTTATGTGTTGTATCTGCAACAACTCATCCATTACTGTGCTGCACAATCGGGCACCCGGCTTACGCCCAGTGATTTTGCCTACACCAGCCTTTCGCTGGAAGAATTAGAAGATTTGAATAACCTCTTAAGCTGATACTGAAAAAAATACCAAAGCTCAAAACATATGCATAAATTTTCGCATTTTCACTTATGTGAACACCCTCTGATTGTCAGTGATGAAATCCCGGGTGTCCAATCCCGCCGTTTGCTGGACCTGCAAACGAAGCTGGAAGGCAGTATCGTTTCTTATCCACGAAATATTCCTATAGCTATTAAAAGGGCTAAAGGTGCCATTATAGAAGATGTAGATGGCAACTATTATCTTGATTTTTTTGCTGGTGCCGGTGTAGTTAACCTCGGACATTGTAATGAAGAAGTATTGGCCTATGCTGAAAAGCAACAGAAAGAGCTGATTCATGCACTGGATTTTCCTACTGAAAATAAACTGAATGCTATTCAGAAGATACTGGCGCATTTGCCGGTGACGTTGCGCGATGAGTATAAAGTTAGTTTTGTAGGGCCCACCGGATCGGATGCTATTGAAGCGGCTATTAAGCTGGCTAAAATTAAAACACGCCGCGATACAGTTATTGCTTTTTCAGGCGGCTATCATGGCATGAGCGCTACTGCACTGGCATTAACCTCCGATACGGGATTCAGGCAGGGAATATCTTCCCTGGTGCCCAATATTCATTTTGTTCCTTATCCCTACTGTTACCGCTGTGTGTTTAAGAAAAATCCGGATAACTGTGCTTTGGATTGCCTGGGCTATTTGAAAATGGTGCTGGAAGACGGGCATTCAGGTATTCCTAAACCAGCTGCTATTATCCTGGAGCCTGTACAGGGCGAAGGGGGTAACATAAAACCGAAAGCGGGTTACCTGGAAGCTTTAGTGGAACTGGCGCATAAGCATGATGTGCTGGTGATTTTTGACGAAGTACAGTCGGGCTTTTTCCGTTCCGGAGAGTTTTTATCTTTTATGCATGGTAAGGCC encodes the following:
- a CDS encoding aspartate aminotransferase family protein; the protein is MHKFSHFHLCEHPLIVSDEIPGVQSRRLLDLQTKLEGSIVSYPRNIPIAIKRAKGAIIEDVDGNYYLDFFAGAGVVNLGHCNEEVLAYAEKQQKELIHALDFPTENKLNAIQKILAHLPVTLRDEYKVSFVGPTGSDAIEAAIKLAKIKTRRDTVIAFSGGYHGMSATALALTSDTGFRQGISSLVPNIHFVPYPYCYRCVFKKNPDNCALDCLGYLKMVLEDGHSGIPKPAAIILEPVQGEGGNIKPKAGYLEALVELAHKHDVLVIFDEVQSGFFRSGEFLSFMHGKAIPDIITVSKGLGGVGFPVAGIIYKRDIEAWGPAAHIGTFRGNQVSLAAANGAFDFVDKYDLNEHTQAMSKLLFAGLDKLKAVSPLIGEVRGEGLMIGIEFVKSRESREPDARSVKEFRKNCLHRGLIFEVGGHFNNVVRLVPPLIITPAIIAAALEIMEDSLAAMKNNLTEILLHHQ